In Thiohalophilus sp., a genomic segment contains:
- a CDS encoding PAS domain-containing methyl-accepting chemotaxis protein: MRQNLPVTDTEVPVSTTDRIISTTDRKGRITHINKTFTDISGFTEEDTLGQPHNLVRHPDMPPEAFKNMWEHLKSNMPWLGMVKNRCKNGDFYWVSAYVNPVYEQGEVVGYQSVRTQPESTERERAEHLYARLNRGKNPFPTWRRRIGARGRVFAGFAALQSLTILTLAGFSGATALTTGAILAAGLGGGFALAHLLTRRLRRAAAESRCFSDNPLTNRVYDGDLDEVAQLVTSLKAQQAKINTVLGRIGDTASSLSQTTSSTTASSEQTFKGAQSQQAEVDQVASAVNEMAATVQEVAQKTSITADSSRNAQQEVDTGKQVVNATASTIERLTDEVGQAAQTMDSLRTQSDDIGTVIEVISSIAEQTNLLALNAAIEAARAGEHGRGFAVVADEVRGLATRTQQSTDEIQTIIEKLQSEARTATSVMERGQSTAQESVEQAKQAVNSLNTISDNVGTISDMATQIATAAEEQSVVADEINRNITNISDGAGQTLSAAQQSAEDSTQLAEMVQNMESMLKQFSN; this comes from the coding sequence ATGAGACAGAATTTACCTGTCACCGACACAGAGGTCCCGGTTTCAACCACCGACCGGATCATTTCTACCACCGATCGAAAGGGCCGTATCACCCATATCAATAAAACTTTCACGGATATTTCGGGCTTCACCGAGGAGGATACACTCGGCCAACCCCACAATCTGGTTCGCCATCCGGACATGCCACCGGAGGCGTTCAAAAATATGTGGGAACACCTCAAGTCCAACATGCCCTGGCTGGGCATGGTTAAAAACCGCTGCAAGAACGGCGACTTCTACTGGGTCAGCGCCTATGTCAACCCGGTTTACGAACAGGGCGAGGTGGTGGGCTACCAGTCGGTACGCACCCAACCGGAGAGCACCGAGCGCGAACGCGCCGAGCATCTATATGCCCGCCTCAACCGGGGCAAGAATCCCTTTCCGACGTGGCGACGGCGGATCGGCGCCCGGGGGCGGGTCTTTGCCGGCTTCGCCGCCCTTCAGAGCCTCACTATCCTGACACTCGCCGGTTTCAGCGGCGCGACTGCACTCACCACCGGCGCCATTCTGGCCGCGGGCCTCGGCGGCGGCTTCGCCCTGGCACATCTGCTGACCCGACGTCTGCGCCGGGCTGCCGCCGAGTCACGTTGCTTCAGCGATAACCCGCTGACCAACCGCGTCTATGACGGTGATCTGGACGAAGTGGCGCAACTCGTCACCTCGCTCAAAGCCCAGCAGGCCAAGATCAACACGGTTCTGGGGCGGATAGGAGACACCGCCAGCAGCCTGTCGCAAACCACCAGCTCGACCACGGCGTCATCGGAGCAGACTTTCAAAGGTGCCCAGTCCCAGCAGGCCGAGGTCGATCAGGTCGCTTCGGCGGTCAACGAGATGGCCGCCACGGTGCAGGAAGTGGCGCAGAAAACCTCGATCACGGCAGATTCATCCCGAAACGCCCAGCAGGAGGTCGATACCGGCAAACAGGTGGTCAACGCCACCGCCTCGACCATCGAGCGGCTAACTGACGAAGTCGGCCAGGCCGCGCAGACCATGGACTCGCTGCGCACCCAGAGCGACGACATCGGCACCGTGATCGAGGTCATCAGCAGCATTGCCGAGCAGACCAACCTGCTGGCGCTCAACGCCGCCATCGAGGCCGCGCGGGCCGGCGAGCACGGTCGCGGCTTTGCCGTGGTGGCCGACGAGGTCCGGGGACTGGCCACCCGCACCCAGCAGTCGACCGACGAGATCCAGACCATCATCGAAAAGCTGCAGAGCGAGGCCAGGACAGCGACCTCAGTAATGGAGCGGGGTCAGAGCACGGCCCAGGAAAGCGTCGAGCAGGCCAAACAGGCCGTCAACTCGCTGAACACCATCAGTGACAATGTCGGCACCATCTCTGATATGGCAACCCAGATCGCCACCGCCGCCGAAGAACAAAGTGTAGTGGCCGACGAGATCAACCGTAATATCACCAATATCAGCGACGGCGCCGGTCAGACGCTCAGCGCGGCGCAGCAGAGCGCCGAGGACTCCACCCAACTGGCGGAGATGGTGCAAAACATGGAGAGCATGCTGAAGCAGTTCAGCAACTAA
- a CDS encoding rhomboid family intramembrane serine protease yields MNHRNAFPVPVVPALLIINGILFLMEMTASGRQLIELFALWPLGSGSDFGFGSGLFDGAAPGFQVWQLVTYSFLHGGVFHLLVNMYALWLFGSRMEMVWGSKAFLIYYFVCVIGAALVQLLVASQGSGPAYPTIGASGGVFGLLLAFGMTFPNEKLMLLFPPVAMSAKWFVIIYGAVELYFGVTGSMAGVAHFAHLGGMLFGYLLIRYWRSHPPRYR; encoded by the coding sequence ATGAATCATCGTAACGCATTTCCTGTCCCGGTTGTCCCGGCACTGCTGATCATCAATGGCATACTATTTCTGATGGAGATGACCGCCAGTGGTCGCCAGTTGATCGAGCTGTTTGCCCTGTGGCCGCTCGGTTCCGGATCCGATTTTGGCTTCGGCTCTGGCCTGTTTGATGGCGCCGCGCCAGGCTTTCAGGTCTGGCAGCTGGTCACGTACTCGTTCCTGCACGGCGGGGTGTTTCATTTACTGGTCAATATGTACGCCCTGTGGCTGTTCGGCTCACGCATGGAAATGGTGTGGGGCTCGAAAGCCTTTTTGATTTACTATTTTGTCTGTGTCATCGGCGCCGCTCTGGTGCAGCTGCTGGTGGCCAGCCAGGGCAGTGGGCCCGCTTACCCCACCATCGGCGCCTCGGGCGGGGTATTTGGCCTGCTGCTCGCCTTTGGCATGACCTTTCCCAATGAAAAACTGATGCTGCTGTTTCCGCCGGTGGCAATGTCGGCCAAGTGGTTCGTCATCATCTATGGCGCCGTCGAACTCTATTTCGGGGTCACCGGCAGTATGGCTGGCGTGGCACACTTTGCCCACCTGGGTGGCATGCTGTTCGGTTATTTGCTGATTCGCTACTGGCGCAGCCATCCACCGCGGTATCGTTAG
- a CDS encoding DUF3494 domain-containing protein yields MQATKLAIPLFVALLYGPAQALATPILGTAEDFAVLGASTVTNTGATTITGDLGLYPGTSYTGSSTVSLTGTEHLTDGVAQQAQSDNTTAYNALKNLLPTTVLTGTDLGGLALTSGVYSFADSAQLTGTLTLDAEGNDNPFWVFQIGSTLTTASGSAVNIINAGADGSTGGGLFWQVGSSATLGTSTDFEGSILALASITLNTAATIHNGRVLAQTGAVTMDTNSIDINSPPFTGKLTGGIEFNDQWEVVVVDGNGGQPLPAVPVPEPATLLLFGFGLAGLFASRKRLLPV; encoded by the coding sequence ATGCAAGCAACGAAACTGGCAATACCACTGTTCGTCGCACTGCTTTACGGTCCCGCTCAGGCATTGGCTACGCCAATACTGGGAACGGCGGAAGATTTCGCCGTCCTGGGAGCCTCGACGGTGACCAATACTGGCGCAACGACCATCACCGGAGACTTGGGGCTCTACCCAGGTACTTCGTACACTGGCTCCTCGACCGTCAGCCTGACAGGAACGGAACACCTGACTGATGGGGTCGCGCAGCAGGCTCAGAGTGATAACACCACGGCGTACAACGCTCTGAAAAATCTGCTGCCGACTACCGTGTTGACGGGGACGGATCTGGGCGGGCTGGCGCTGACGTCGGGCGTCTATTCTTTCGCGGACTCGGCTCAATTGACGGGGACCCTGACTCTCGACGCCGAGGGCAATGACAACCCGTTCTGGGTGTTTCAGATCGGTAGCACGCTCACAACCGCCAGTGGCTCGGCAGTAAACATAATCAATGCCGGTGCGGACGGCAGTACCGGCGGCGGTTTGTTCTGGCAGGTCGGCAGCTCGGCGACTCTCGGGACCAGCACGGATTTCGAGGGAAGTATCCTGGCACTCGCAAGCATCACTCTCAACACCGCCGCAACAATTCATAACGGCAGGGTCCTTGCGCAAACTGGGGCGGTGACGATGGATACCAACTCGATCGATATCAATTCCCCGCCCTTTACCGGCAAACTTACCGGGGGCATTGAGTTTAACGATCAGTGGGAGGTCGTGGTTGTAGATGGTAATGGTGGGCAGCCCTTGCCCGCGGTCCCGGTACCGGAACCCGCCACACTTCTGCTTTTCGGCTTCGGGCTGGCGGGGCTGTTTGCCTCCAGAAAAAGGTTGTTGCCCGTCTAG
- a CDS encoding DMT family transporter, producing MRMWKTIFLLGLITFSEATIGVFVKLTDGRIPIQTLNFYALACATAFLMATMPLATGQRLRFPWGNLTDTAIIGALIAAQISVFNFAMTLAPIANVVIFWSVAPFFTFIFSWLFLGERARASYLWIFALALAGLVVAKPLAGGYMAGNLVALGDGAVYAAMVTYMRHEGKTEAGSDVAWSMLLGTLLLSPVAVLAGPGAVTATVFYPALGVSLPVVLWAVCLGVVSTGFAYFGIALVLKRLRANLYSLVDIIVSPVVAAFLGYLIFGEIPAPTMIGGGAMLLAAGFWLTREMARQRSP from the coding sequence ATGCGTATGTGGAAGACCATTTTCTTGCTCGGCCTGATCACGTTTTCCGAGGCTACCATCGGGGTCTTTGTGAAGCTTACCGATGGCCGCATCCCCATCCAGACCCTGAACTTCTACGCCCTCGCCTGCGCCACGGCGTTCCTGATGGCGACCATGCCGCTGGCCACCGGTCAGCGGCTGCGGTTTCCGTGGGGCAATCTCACCGATACCGCCATCATCGGTGCCCTGATCGCCGCCCAGATCAGCGTGTTCAACTTCGCCATGACTCTCGCGCCCATCGCCAACGTGGTCATCTTTTGGTCGGTGGCGCCGTTTTTTACCTTTATCTTCTCCTGGCTTTTCCTCGGTGAGCGGGCGCGAGCGAGCTACCTCTGGATCTTCGCCCTGGCCCTGGCGGGGCTGGTGGTAGCCAAGCCGCTGGCCGGCGGCTACATGGCGGGCAACCTTGTGGCGCTGGGCGACGGTGCCGTGTACGCGGCCATGGTCACCTACATGCGCCACGAGGGTAAGACCGAGGCTGGCAGCGACGTCGCCTGGTCCATGCTGCTGGGGACCCTCCTGCTGTCGCCGGTGGCGGTGCTGGCCGGCCCCGGGGCAGTAACCGCCACTGTCTTCTACCCGGCCCTCGGCGTGAGCCTGCCGGTGGTGCTGTGGGCCGTGTGCCTCGGAGTGGTCTCCACCGGCTTTGCCTATTTCGGTATCGCCCTGGTCCTCAAGCGCCTGCGGGCCAACCTCTACAGCCTCGTGGATATCATCGTCTCGCCGGTGGTGGCGGCCTTCCTCGGTTACCTGATCTTCGGGGAGATCCCGGCGCCCACCATGATCGGCGGCGGCGCCATGCTGCTCGCCGCCGGCTTCTGGCTGACCCGGGAGATGGCCCGGCAGCGCTCGCCTTGA
- a CDS encoding IS3 family transposase translates to MKYAFIREQAARYTVSRLCQILDVSASGYYDWRDRPESTRAKQNRALLSKITVFHRASRGIYGSPRIHRDLLESGEQVGENRVARLMRDNDIQSRMARKFVITTDSKNTLKPAPDRLQRQFNVVEPDKAWVSDTTFIPTRQGWLYLAVVLELYSRQILGWAMGNKNNAKLVQDALTMAVWRRGKVDSVIVHSDQGSTYASGDYQKMLKDNNLLCSMSRKGECLDNAVAESFFGTLKTELVDHEDYRTKDEAKRSLFEYMEIFYNKRRRHSYLGYVSPVDYEARFAS, encoded by the coding sequence GTGAAGTACGCGTTCATACGAGAGCAAGCGGCTCGTTATACGGTGAGCCGGCTGTGCCAGATATTGGACGTCTCTGCCAGCGGTTACTACGACTGGCGGGATCGTCCGGAGAGTACCCGGGCCAAACAGAATCGGGCACTGCTGAGTAAGATCACGGTGTTTCACCGGGCCAGTCGCGGCATCTACGGTTCACCCCGTATTCATCGCGACCTGCTCGAATCGGGCGAGCAAGTCGGTGAGAACCGCGTGGCCCGCCTGATGCGTGATAATGACATTCAGTCCCGGATGGCGAGAAAATTTGTGATCACCACCGATTCAAAAAACACCCTGAAGCCTGCCCCGGATCGGCTGCAACGCCAGTTTAACGTGGTCGAGCCTGACAAAGCCTGGGTCTCGGATACCACGTTCATCCCGACCCGTCAGGGCTGGTTGTACTTGGCGGTTGTCCTTGAACTTTATTCCCGCCAGATACTGGGCTGGGCCATGGGTAACAAGAACAACGCGAAACTGGTGCAGGATGCGCTGACCATGGCCGTGTGGCGTCGAGGTAAAGTCGACTCTGTCATCGTTCACTCCGATCAGGGCAGCACTTATGCCTCGGGCGATTACCAGAAGATGCTGAAGGACAATAACCTGCTGTGCAGCATGAGTCGAAAAGGCGAGTGCCTGGACAATGCCGTGGCTGAGAGCTTCTTCGGAACCTTGAAAACGGAACTGGTTGACCATGAAGACTACCGAACCAAAGACGAGGCCAAACGCAGCTTGTTCGAGTACATGGAAATCTTCTATAACAAACGGCGGCGTCACTCTTACCTGGGTTACGTCAGTCCGGTAGACTATGAGGCGAGGTTCGCCTCTTAA
- a CDS encoding addiction module protein, with protein MAHSINDLEKEVFALPREDRARIALDLIRSLDKDDEPISREEWEAAWSEEIRRRLEDIQEGRVELLDAEQVMADLRARYPKK; from the coding sequence ATGGCACATAGCATCAACGACCTTGAAAAGGAAGTCTTTGCCTTGCCCAGGGAGGACCGGGCGCGTATCGCCCTTGATTTAATCCGTAGTCTGGACAAAGACGACGAGCCGATCTCGCGCGAAGAGTGGGAAGCCGCCTGGTCGGAAGAGATCAGGCGCCGGCTGGAAGATATTCAGGAAGGGCGAGTTGAACTCCTGGATGCCGAGCAGGTCATGGCGGATCTCAGAGCCAGATACCCGAAGAAATAA
- a CDS encoding glucosaminidase domain-containing protein, which yields MKLLLKRLANGARTIGRQPLLARPIDAVRRALAHPGPGRLGVGIVMILVVAWFSYDYLRVSPPGDRSLPDFRVIEDTGERKEAFIEFLWPVVKSENRRVLEKREKLLAILDKLEDGEQAAPDEQAWLAEQATLYRVKAKGDLERARKLATRIDIVPTSLALSQAALESAWGTSRFARQGNNLFGQWCITAGCGIVPLRRPAQATYEVQAFETVAGSVRTYLRKLNSHPAYQPLRDIRAQARRAGREPSGLELAAGLINYAAIGEDYVQHIKGVIRRNDLDRFDGAG from the coding sequence ATGAAGCTGTTACTGAAGCGACTGGCCAATGGGGCGCGAACTATCGGCCGCCAGCCCCTGTTGGCCAGGCCGATCGACGCGGTTCGCCGGGCGCTCGCACACCCGGGCCCGGGACGGCTCGGTGTCGGGATCGTTATGATCCTGGTTGTGGCGTGGTTCAGCTACGATTATCTGCGTGTGTCGCCGCCCGGCGATCGCTCGCTGCCGGATTTTCGGGTGATCGAGGACACCGGTGAGCGCAAGGAGGCGTTTATCGAGTTCCTGTGGCCCGTGGTCAAGTCCGAGAACCGGCGTGTCCTCGAAAAGCGCGAGAAGCTGCTCGCCATCCTCGACAAACTCGAGGACGGCGAGCAAGCCGCGCCCGATGAGCAGGCCTGGCTGGCGGAACAGGCGACCCTGTACCGGGTGAAGGCGAAAGGGGATCTCGAGCGCGCGCGCAAGCTCGCCACGCGGATCGATATTGTGCCGACCTCGCTGGCGTTATCGCAGGCGGCACTGGAGTCGGCCTGGGGAACTTCGCGCTTCGCGCGTCAGGGTAACAATCTGTTCGGTCAGTGGTGTATAACGGCCGGATGCGGCATCGTGCCACTGCGGCGTCCGGCGCAGGCGACCTACGAGGTGCAGGCCTTTGAGACCGTCGCGGGATCGGTGCGGACCTACCTCCGCAAGCTTAACTCGCATCCGGCCTACCAGCCGCTACGCGATATCCGCGCGCAGGCACGCAGGGCGGGACGCGAGCCGAGCGGGCTGGAATTGGCGGCCGGACTGATCAACTATGCAGCCATTGGAGAGGACTATGTCCAACACATCAAAGGCGTCATCCGTCGCAACGACCTGGATCGGTTTGACGGCGCTGGCTAG
- a CDS encoding lipase family protein, with protein sequence MPRFYYYKSTPVLRVLLMFFAIGMSCGATSAENDPIDFAQFENYAVFSEAAYLPESQVEEIIRSQGYSLTRHSDIAGLAVTYYLLTNDKTQSQVISVRGTANIANTLLDMDAKLVTDSHAGIRLHRGFSMAAQKIYEQVKPLLKPDYTVSTTGHSLGGAVALVLAMYLDLDEGSIDKVVTFGQPKVTNVAGADKFAHLDVYRLVTPEDIVPLVPPLDAMDINDLDIYWHLGKEVILLADKRYAILEGLASMMRVANFTQQPLTESNLQNHQMSRYRSLLESKIDGADRVSYEIDLNLFNLFSGEKETQPQQ encoded by the coding sequence ATGCCTCGTTTTTATTATTACAAATCGACACCGGTGCTTCGGGTACTGTTGATGTTTTTTGCCATCGGCATGAGTTGCGGTGCGACGAGTGCTGAAAACGATCCTATCGACTTTGCGCAATTTGAAAACTATGCGGTTTTCTCTGAAGCAGCCTATCTGCCGGAATCACAGGTGGAGGAGATTATCCGGTCACAGGGCTATTCGCTGACCCGCCACAGTGATATTGCCGGGCTGGCGGTCACCTATTATTTATTGACCAACGATAAAACCCAAAGCCAGGTTATCAGCGTCAGAGGCACTGCCAATATCGCCAACACGCTGCTGGATATGGATGCCAAACTGGTGACTGACTCGCATGCCGGTATTCGCTTGCATCGCGGGTTCTCGATGGCGGCCCAGAAGATCTACGAGCAGGTCAAACCGTTATTAAAGCCGGATTATACCGTCAGTACGACCGGCCACAGCCTGGGTGGGGCGGTAGCGCTGGTACTGGCCATGTACCTGGACCTGGACGAGGGCAGTATCGACAAAGTGGTGACGTTCGGGCAACCGAAGGTGACCAACGTGGCCGGCGCCGATAAGTTCGCACATCTGGACGTTTACCGCCTGGTGACGCCGGAGGACATTGTGCCCCTTGTCCCGCCGCTGGATGCCATGGACATCAATGACCTGGATATCTACTGGCATCTTGGCAAAGAAGTGATCCTGCTTGCCGATAAGCGCTACGCGATACTCGAAGGGCTCGCCAGCATGATGCGTGTCGCCAACTTCACCCAGCAACCGCTCACAGAGAGCAATTTGCAGAACCATCAAATGAGTCGCTATCGATCCTTGTTGGAGAGCAAAATCGACGGTGCCGACCGGGTTTCTTACGAGATCGATCTGAACCTGTTCAATCTGTTCAGCGGTGAGAAAGAGACCCAGCCGCAACAATAA
- a CDS encoding rhodanese-like domain-containing protein, producing MNIKHLFSTAVLSIGLLVQPAHAQELKVKITPELGSVDVKHNGKTVTIKRNQNNDNKVVDDYARTSRNCPPFCIQPMSLAPGVETIGEVEMLEYLKKVSSGDKSVLVIDSRTSKWVKRGTIPGSINIPWVKLDTSRGAAPFDIVDILTDQFDVKEQDGLFNYSDAKTLVLFCNGMWCGQSPANIRSLLEYGYPAHKLKWYRGGMQNWSNLGFTTVKQSQKSN from the coding sequence ATGAACATAAAACATCTGTTTTCCACCGCAGTGCTATCCATTGGCCTTCTCGTACAACCTGCCCATGCACAAGAGCTGAAGGTCAAGATTACCCCGGAGCTCGGCAGTGTGGATGTGAAGCACAATGGCAAAACCGTTACGATCAAGCGTAATCAGAACAATGACAACAAGGTGGTTGACGACTATGCCAGAACATCGCGAAACTGTCCGCCGTTCTGTATTCAGCCTATGTCACTGGCACCGGGGGTTGAAACTATCGGTGAAGTGGAAATGCTGGAGTACCTGAAAAAAGTCTCTTCCGGCGACAAGTCGGTTCTGGTGATCGACTCGCGTACCTCAAAGTGGGTCAAGCGTGGCACCATTCCCGGTTCGATTAACATTCCCTGGGTGAAACTCGACACGTCTCGCGGTGCCGCCCCCTTTGATATTGTCGATATTCTGACTGACCAGTTCGATGTGAAAGAGCAGGACGGTCTGTTTAACTACTCGGACGCAAAAACTCTGGTGTTGTTCTGTAATGGCATGTGGTGTGGTCAGTCACCGGCCAATATCCGCAGCCTGCTGGAATACGGTTACCCGGCGCATAAACTCAAATGGTATCGCGGCGGTATGCAGAACTGGTCTAACCTGGGCTTTACCACAGTCAAGCAATCTCAGAAAAGTAATTAA
- a CDS encoding IS3 family transposase (programmed frameshift): MPRYSEERKAAVLNKLLPPHNRSIPEVAGEEGISEGTLYNWRQQAKEQGAPVPGSGKQSEDWSAAAKFAVVVETASLSEAQLSAYCREKGLYPEQVKAWKAACVNGAVTDAERRQQEREQSRRDKQRIKALEKELRRKEKALAETAALLALRKKFERPLGGRRGRLTSLPERHKLIGYIDEAVCAGARKARACQEVGVSLRTVQRWTKDGEVKADQRPQAIRPDPANKLTAQERERILTVCNDPEFASLPPSQIVPKLADRGEYIACESSFYRVLNTAGQLHHRGRARAPKKTKAPTTHVADGPNQVWSWDISWMPSRVRGLFWYLYLIVDIYSRKIVGWEVHEREAGELGAPLVERAVLAERCFRQPLVLHADNGSPMKSQTLRVKLADLGISPSYSRPRVSNDNAFSESLFRTLKYCPAWPSQGFATLEEARTWVLKFVDWYNNRHCHSALKFITPAQRHRGEDEPILKQRERIYEQAKACNPQRWSGKTRNWCAVGPTALNPERQPQAA; the protein is encoded by the exons ATGCCACGCTATTCTGAAGAACGTAAAGCGGCGGTGCTGAACAAGCTCCTGCCACCCCACAATCGGTCCATTCCGGAGGTCGCTGGTGAGGAAGGCATCAGTGAAGGAACCTTGTACAATTGGCGTCAACAAGCCAAAGAACAAGGAGCCCCTGTGCCGGGAAGTGGTAAACAGAGTGAGGATTGGTCGGCGGCGGCCAAGTTCGCTGTTGTGGTTGAAACCGCCAGCCTGAGCGAAGCCCAGCTCAGTGCGTATTGTCGGGAGAAAGGCCTGTATCCGGAGCAAGTCAAAGCCTGGAAGGCCGCGTGTGTCAACGGCGCCGTCACTGATGCCGAGCGGCGCCAGCAAGAGCGCGAGCAATCTCGGCGCGACAAGCAGCGTATCAAAGCCCTGGAGAAAGAACTGCGCCGCAAGGAGAAGGCCCTGGCGGAGACCGCCGCCTTGTTGGCCCTGCGAAAAAAGT TTGAACGCCCTCTGGGGGGACGACGAGGAAGGCTGACCTCGCTCCCGGAGCGGCACAAACTGATTGGGTATATCGATGAGGCAGTGTGCGCCGGCGCTCGCAAAGCGCGGGCCTGCCAGGAAGTGGGCGTGAGCTTGCGCACGGTACAGCGGTGGACGAAAGACGGGGAAGTGAAGGCCGATCAACGCCCGCAGGCGATCAGGCCCGACCCGGCGAACAAGCTGACAGCGCAGGAGCGCGAACGCATTTTGACGGTGTGCAATGACCCCGAGTTCGCCTCGCTGCCGCCGAGTCAGATCGTGCCGAAGCTGGCGGATCGGGGCGAGTATATCGCCTGTGAGTCGAGCTTCTATCGTGTGCTCAATACGGCCGGCCAGCTGCACCACCGGGGCCGGGCCCGGGCGCCGAAGAAAACGAAGGCGCCGACCACGCATGTGGCCGACGGGCCGAACCAGGTGTGGTCGTGGGATATCAGTTGGATGCCAAGCCGGGTGCGTGGACTGTTTTGGTACCTGTACCTCATCGTCGACATCTACAGCCGCAAAATCGTCGGCTGGGAAGTCCACGAACGGGAGGCCGGCGAGCTCGGTGCGCCCCTCGTTGAGCGCGCCGTGCTGGCCGAGCGGTGTTTTCGCCAACCCTTGGTATTGCATGCGGACAACGGCAGTCCGATGAAATCGCAGACACTGCGGGTCAAGCTGGCGGATCTGGGTATATCGCCATCCTACAGCCGGCCACGGGTGAGCAACGACAATGCGTTTTCCGAGTCGCTGTTTCGGACACTGAAGTATTGTCCGGCCTGGCCGTCGCAGGGCTTTGCCACCCTGGAGGAAGCCCGAACCTGGGTGTTGAAATTTGTGGACTGGTACAACAACCGGCACTGCCACAGTGCGCTGAAGTTTATAACGCCGGCGCAGCGTCATCGCGGGGAAGACGAACCGATACTGAAACAGCGCGAGCGGATTTATGAACAAGCCAAAGCATGCAATCCGCAGCGCTGGTCGGGTAAGACGCGGAACTGGTGCGCTGTGGGTCCAACGGCCCTCAATCCGGAACGGCAACCGCAAGCGGCTTAA
- a CDS encoding polysaccharide deacetylase family protein, translating into MSNTSKASSVATTWIGLTALASLALVALFLPALTAAADSAVVLEYHHVSEETPPSTSVTPKTFERHMDYLATNGFEVWPLPRLVAAVRAGREVPERAIALTFDDGYRSVYEEVFPRLQARGWPFTIFISTAYLDGGDRNYVTWEQLREMEAAGVTIGNHSVNHPHMIRQREDEKEATWLQRMRREIVDAQARLEQELERPARLFAYPFGEFSPAVAAIVRKLDFVGFGQQSGAVGPGSDFSALPRFPIATAFADMDSFAIKVRSRPLPVTGTRPESGVLGPGDDRPRLRLTLDPGPYRPEAIRCYLGGDTLPLELRTDNPPRLSVRLARALQPGRSKVNCTAPATDGDQWFWYSFVWMKPLPDGSWYRE; encoded by the coding sequence ATGTCCAACACATCAAAGGCGTCATCCGTCGCAACGACCTGGATCGGTTTGACGGCGCTGGCTAGTCTCGCGCTGGTCGCGCTGTTTCTGCCTGCACTGACGGCCGCCGCCGACAGCGCAGTGGTGCTCGAGTACCATCATGTCTCTGAAGAGACTCCCCCATCGACCAGCGTGACGCCGAAGACGTTCGAGCGCCACATGGACTACCTGGCGACGAATGGCTTCGAGGTCTGGCCGCTGCCGCGCCTGGTCGCGGCCGTTCGTGCCGGCAGGGAAGTTCCGGAGCGGGCGATCGCGCTGACCTTCGACGACGGCTACCGGTCGGTGTACGAAGAGGTGTTCCCGCGCCTGCAGGCACGTGGCTGGCCGTTCACGATCTTTATCTCGACCGCTTACCTCGACGGCGGCGACCGCAACTACGTGACCTGGGAGCAACTGCGCGAGATGGAGGCGGCCGGCGTGACGATCGGCAACCACAGTGTCAATCACCCGCACATGATCCGGCAACGGGAAGACGAAAAAGAAGCTACCTGGTTGCAGCGCATGCGCCGCGAAATTGTGGATGCGCAGGCCCGCCTGGAACAGGAACTCGAGCGACCGGCACGGCTGTTCGCGTACCCGTTCGGCGAATTCTCGCCAGCGGTTGCGGCGATCGTCCGCAAGCTCGATTTTGTCGGCTTCGGCCAGCAGTCCGGCGCCGTCGGGCCCGGCAGCGACTTCTCGGCCCTGCCGCGGTTTCCGATCGCGACCGCGTTTGCCGACATGGACAGCTTCGCGATCAAGGTCCGCTCGCGGCCGCTGCCGGTGACCGGGACCCGACCCGAAAGCGGCGTGCTCGGTCCCGGCGATGACCGGCCGAGACTGCGTTTGACGCTGGATCCGGGGCCCTACCGGCCGGAGGCGATCCGTTGCTACCTGGGTGGCGATACGCTCCCGCTCGAGCTCAGGACCGATAACCCGCCGCGCTTGTCGGTGCGCCTTGCCAGGGCGTTGCAACCGGGTCGTTCCAAGGTCAATTGCACCGCACCGGCGACCGATGGAGACCAGTGGTTCTGGTACAGCTTTGTGTGGATGAAACCGCTGCCGGACGGCAGCTGGTACCGGGAATGA
- a CDS encoding transposase yields the protein MTRKRKPYKTYTKEFKAEAVKLMEESDRSAAEIALELGVRRNQLYKWKEQLQAKGEQAFSGQRGRPKKENQSEVTTLRQENERLKEEVEILKKATAYFAKDHS from the coding sequence ATGACAAGAAAACGCAAGCCCTACAAGACATACACCAAGGAATTTAAGGCCGAAGCGGTGAAGCTAATGGAAGAGTCCGATCGTTCCGCTGCTGAGATTGCCCTGGAACTGGGAGTCCGCCGAAATCAGCTCTACAAATGGAAAGAACAGCTGCAGGCCAAAGGTGAGCAGGCCTTTTCCGGCCAACGGGGTCGGCCAAAGAAAGAGAACCAGTCCGAGGTGACCACCTTGCGCCAGGAGAACGAGCGTCTGAAGGAGGAGGTCGAGATTTTAAAAAAGGCCACGGCGTACTTTGCGAAGGACCATTCGTGA